The Thiomicrorhabdus lithotrophica DNA segment GCATTATCTGACGTTGCTGAATTAACAAATGTAAGTTCTTTTCCTGGGGATAGTGCTGATATTTCTAGTGTTGAAAAACACTTAACTGAAAATTTTAATGTTCATCAAATACATGATAAAAAAGTACCAACTAATAATGTGAATTCTGTTGATGACATTATCTCTGAGCAGTTGGTCGGATCTGAAGAAACGGTTGAACTGGCTTTACAGCAAAGAATGGCTGAAATGCCTATAGCTAACTCTGCATCAGTTGCAGCCCAAGTGGCTAATTCTTCAGTTGTTTCAAATGGTAGCCAACCCCCCCAGAGTATTGCTAGCTCACAAACACTAACACAATGGGGTGCTGCCACTAGTGAAGCGCAGGCAGCTTCTTCAACTACTGGACAAAATAGTCAGTCTTTTTCACAAGGGAGTCAGCATCAATTTTCTGGACAGCAGCAAATGATGCAGTTTCAAGCTCAAAAGTCTCAAGCGATTGAACAGCAAATGGCAGTTAAAGCAACTGACGAATTGATGGTTAAGTCTGACTCGAAAGAGAGTTTGTTAACTGGAGAGTTTTCGACGTTTGATAGGCGTATGCAGCTACCAGTTGGCTTACAGAGTATTCCTATTCCTGTTAGGTCACCGCAATGGGGACAGGCTTTAGGTCAAAGAGTGGTGTTTATGGCAAATAACCAACTCCAGCAAGCACAAATTACTCTAAACCCTGAGAAGTTGGGACCTGTTCAAGTTAAGCTTCATATGGATAGGGATCAACAAGTTCATGTCACTATGACCGCTCAGCATGGAACAACTCGAGAAGCAATGGAAAATGCCTTACCACGATTGAGAGAAATGTTGGAACAGTCAGGTATAAATTTGGGATCCGTTGATGTAGGGGATAATAAACAGTTCTCCGAGAAAAATTCATCAGATTCTGATTCTAATCATTCTCATACTCAAGCAGATGGGGATGAAGCGGATTTAACAAATGATATGTCGCCTACCAAGGTGATAGCTACAGATAATATTGTCGATTTTTACGCCTAGGAGCGAATTATGAAGTTTGTAAATAGTATTGCCATGTTGTTTGCTTTAACAGCAACAAATGCATACGCTGATTCAACCATTGCTGGAATTCCATTCGTCGGATTTGTTGTTATGGCGATGGTCGTTACGGCAGTAGTGGTTGGTGCCTTCGTTTACTTGATGTTATGTAATAAGTCAGGTAGTTGTGATCAATCTGAGTTGGTTGATGATTTGAAAAAAGTTGTACAAAGTGAAGATTTTTCGGTAACGCTTAACGTACCTAACACAGATCCAAAATTACTAAGTGTTCTAAATGCGTTACTTGAGTCAGCCTCAAATCAAGTAACTAAAGAGATGGTTGCTAAATCAACAGTAGAGTCAAAAGTATCTGATTTAGAAATGCAGATGGAAGAATTAAATGAAACCTTAGCTGCTTCTTACGCACAGCAACAAGAAGCACCTATGACAGCGGTTTCTGCTGGTTTTGATAATAGTGAGTTGATGCAGTTGTCAGCTAAACTTTCTTCCAAACTAGACGAATTAAATAGTGGTTCTACCCAAGGAATGGAATCTGCTGCCAATGTTATTACCGAAGTGACTGGACTAACAGACGAAGTTACTCATGCTTCAGGTGTGATTAAGCGACTCGAAGAAGACAGTAGTAATATCGGAACGGTTTTAGTTCTTATTCGAGATATAGCAGAGCAAACTAACTTACTAGCTTTAAATGCTGCAATTGAAGCTGCCCGTGCAGGAGAGCATGGCCGAGGTTTTGCGGTGGTGGCTGATGAAGTGCGAATTTTAGCTGGCAAGACCCAGCAAGCTACAACTGAGATTCAGTCAATTATTGAAGAGTTACAGCAGCGTGCACGTAATGCTGTTCAGGTTATGGAAAATGGTCAGAATAGAGTTGGTTCGACTCAAGAAGAAGCAGGGCGTGTAAATGATATATTTAATGGTATTGTAGCAAACCTTTCTGAGTTAAAATCTGCGCAAGAAGAATTATCAGCTGTAATTCAGAGCAGTTAAACAGCCAAAATCGTAAAGCACTGGAAAATAGGAAGAAGTTAGTATGAAGGCAATTTTAGGTACATTAGTTGTTGTAGGTACCCTATTAGGTGGGTACTTGCCACATGGTAGCTTTGGAATATTAATCCAGCCACTCGAAGTTGTTATTATTTGTGGTGGTGCTTTAGGTGCTTATATTATTGCCAACCCAGGTTGGGTTGTAAAAGCAGGTTTTTCTTTAGGGCTTGGTTTGGCTAAACCGCACCATGTTAATAAAGAGCTGTTTATGGAGCTTTTAGGTTTAATGTTTAAGGTTTTTAACAAGGCTCGTCGTGAAGGTTTAATGTCGATTGAAGCGGATGTTGAAGATCCACATGCCAGTGAACTTTTTAATAGTGCGCCACTGGTTGCCGCAGATCACCATGCAATGGACTTTATTTGTGATTACCTGCGTTTAATGATTAGTGGGGCAAGTAATCCATATCAATTAGAAGATCTAATGATTCTAGAATTGGATGCTCATCATCACGAAGCGATGATGCCCAGTGGGGCTGTTGGTAAAGTAGCTGAAGCACTACCGGCATTTGGTATCGTTGCGGCTGTATTGGGTATTATCATTACCATGAGTTATTTAGATGCGGGTCCAATGGAAATCGCTCACCATATGTCCGTTGCGCTTGTTGGTACATTCTTAGGTATCTTAGTAGCCTATGGTTTTGTTGCGCCAATTGCTTCCGAATTGGCTAACCGAGCGGAAGCAGAGAGTGCTTTTTTTGGTGTGATAAAAACGTGCTTAATGGCAAACTTAAATGGATACGCACCACAAGTTGCTGTTGAGTTTGGGCGTAAAGCTATACCAAGTCATGAACGACCAACTTTTGCAGAAGTTGATGAATTCTTGCAAAGCCAAAAATAATTAAATAAAAAGAACTCTAGTTGAATAGTCATGAGTGATGATCAATCCATAATCATAAAACGTTTAAACAAGTGTCCCCATGTTGCGCATGGCGGGGCATGGAAAATAGCGTTTGCTGATTTTATGACAGCGACAGCTGCTTTTTTCCTCATGCTATGGATATTGGGTGGAACGAATGATGAAGAGATGAAAGCTATGGCTGAGTTCTTTAGGGATCCTACTGTGGTTGAATCATCCCCCATGACTTTGGTTGAATCTAAAGAAGCGGGTAGAACTTCTGATGCTATGATTGATATGGGTGGTTTCAAAGATTCACCAAAAGGTGAAG contains these protein-coding regions:
- the motA gene encoding flagellar motor stator protein MotA codes for the protein MKAILGTLVVVGTLLGGYLPHGSFGILIQPLEVVIICGGALGAYIIANPGWVVKAGFSLGLGLAKPHHVNKELFMELLGLMFKVFNKARREGLMSIEADVEDPHASELFNSAPLVAADHHAMDFICDYLRLMISGASNPYQLEDLMILELDAHHHEAMMPSGAVGKVAEALPAFGIVAAVLGIIITMSYLDAGPMEIAHHMSVALVGTFLGILVAYGFVAPIASELANRAEAESAFFGVIKTCLMANLNGYAPQVAVEFGRKAIPSHERPTFAEVDEFLQSQK
- a CDS encoding methyl-accepting chemotaxis protein gives rise to the protein MKFVNSIAMLFALTATNAYADSTIAGIPFVGFVVMAMVVTAVVVGAFVYLMLCNKSGSCDQSELVDDLKKVVQSEDFSVTLNVPNTDPKLLSVLNALLESASNQVTKEMVAKSTVESKVSDLEMQMEELNETLAASYAQQQEAPMTAVSAGFDNSELMQLSAKLSSKLDELNSGSTQGMESAANVITEVTGLTDEVTHASGVIKRLEEDSSNIGTVLVLIRDIAEQTNLLALNAAIEAARAGEHGRGFAVVADEVRILAGKTQQATTEIQSIIEELQQRARNAVQVMENGQNRVGSTQEEAGRVNDIFNGIVANLSELKSAQEELSAVIQSS
- a CDS encoding flagellar hook-length control protein FliK, with product MLTSTKISQSEPAIIGLEPLDKGQALPQEAKFSELFSSMYSASKEESATVIESTTLSELPEEPGVMEKFSIANELLKTSARGELPGLVTFQFESEALGGDVRKAGNAEANTDIITLVENALATNHPVAEEAKLNNIIPGTASTETALNNIIPVTVDIDTTLVDKPVLPEGLDSSFSELSELPVVETLALSDVAELTNVSSFPGDSADISSVEKHLTENFNVHQIHDKKVPTNNVNSVDDIISEQLVGSEETVELALQQRMAEMPIANSASVAAQVANSSVVSNGSQPPQSIASSQTLTQWGAATSEAQAASSTTGQNSQSFSQGSQHQFSGQQQMMQFQAQKSQAIEQQMAVKATDELMVKSDSKESLLTGEFSTFDRRMQLPVGLQSIPIPVRSPQWGQALGQRVVFMANNQLQQAQITLNPEKLGPVQVKLHMDRDQQVHVTMTAQHGTTREAMENALPRLREMLEQSGINLGSVDVGDNKQFSEKNSSDSDSNHSHTQADGDEADLTNDMSPTKVIATDNIVDFYA